The following DNA comes from Allobranchiibius huperziae.
GGGTAACCAGGCAGTGCGGAAGTACGCCGACTGGCCACCGAGATGCGAGAACGTCTGCAACGAGAGCAGATTGGTCAGGTTGGAGACGGGGAGCAAGAGGGAGGCCGTGTTGGCCAGCCACACGGCGGTGAGCGCGAACGGCAGAGGCGGCAGTTTGCACTGGCGGGCAAGAGCCACGGCGACGGGGGAGAGGAGCACCGCCGTGGTGTCGAGACTGAGGACGGCGGTGCAGGCGACGCAGAGGGCGACGACCAGCAGCCACAGGCGCACGCTGCGGCCGCCACCGGCGCGGGCCGCCCAGAACGCGGCGACCTCGAACAGACCCGCGGTCTGACAGACCTCCGCGACGATGCTGATCGCGAGCAGGAAGATGAGCACGGGCCACACCGGCCCGAGCTCATGAATCAGATGCGTCACCGGCTGATCATCGCGCAGTGACCCGGAGTGACCAGGGTCTCGCCCCGGATGCGGGCTCGACGAGGTCCGCCTCGAAGCTCGGCTGCAAGGCCTCGCGCAGGGCATGCGGGGTGGTCGGCTCGTCGTCGAACTGGCAGAGCGCGCGGGTGACGAGCCCCCGGGTGTGCTTGGCGTTGTGGGTCGCACCCGGCACCTCGATGCGCACCCAGCGGCGCGCGACGGCTCCACGCGGGGTCCATGCGGCGGCGTACGTGCTCGACCTGCAGTCGACGACGAGCCGCCGCCCGGCCGCCGCGGTGAGCTCGGCCTCCAGCGGCTCGCGCCACAGACCGGCCAGCGGTCCGAGGCCCGGCAGGTTGACGCCCATCGAGAGCCGGTACGGCGGCACCTTGTCACCGAGCCGCAGAGCGCCGAAGGCGGCGGACTGCACCAGGATCCAGCGACGTGCGCGGCGCAGCGCGGCGGGATCGAGCGAGGCCAGATC
Coding sequences within:
- a CDS encoding peroxide stress protein YaaA: MLVLLPPSESKRGRSRGAALDLARLSFPALSATRDAVLDALGEVSGRPDAATVLGVSPNLTDDIARNARLRTAPATPVGQLYTGVLYDALDLASLDPAALRRARRWILVQSAAFGALRLGDKVPPYRLSMGVNLPGLGPLAGLWREPLEAELTAAAGRRLVVDCRSSTYAAAWTPRGAVARRWVRIEVPGATHNAKHTRGLVTRALCQFDDEPTTPHALREALQPSFEADLVEPASGARPWSLRVTAR